Within the Deltaproteobacteria bacterium genome, the region GTCACAGTGTTGCCTTCGTCGCACCCCTCGAATGCTGCGTGCGTAATAAAATCACCGCACACTACATCAGGAGACTTCTCGCAGGTGGCCGTGCAGCCATTTTCAGTGTTCCCAAATTCATCACACGCTTCGGTCGCATTTTGGGTGCCATCGCCGCAATACGACCCATAACCACTGCAATCACTCAGACAGGTTTTATTAAGCTGATAATCATCGGTGTTCTGAGAGCCCTGGTCGCATACTTCCCCATCTCGCCCATCACTAAACACTGCCACCACGCTGTCTCCACACTCTTTGCGAAACGTTAAGCACTCCTCATTGCAATACCAGCCGTTGATTTGCCCCACATGGTCGCAAGCTTCCTGGCCTTCTGTTTTTGCGTCACCGCAGATGGTGGTCACAGACAAGCAGTCAGATGAGCAATAATCACTATTGTCTGTATCCCCATCATCACAAGCCTCCCCCACCTCCTGCACGCCATTGCCACACCATGTTTCGCCTGCAGTTACGCAAACCAGGGAAGTGCCATCATCGGTAAGGGTGCACTCTGCCGTATCAGGGCAGTCGGAGTTGTCGGTGCACTCCACGATATAACCTTCGGGGATTATCCACTCCGCGCTGCAGGCGGTGGCTGTAAACAACAACAGCCCTATGAAGACACTTCTTTTTTGCATGCACTTCTCCACAGAAGATTATTTCAGTGTGAGGTGGGCCGCTCAATGTGGGTGGGTGTGGGTTGGGGAAAATGGGATTCAAGCAAGGGCTGTTCAACAAGAGCTACCTGTTTCCCCAAACGCGGCCAATCTCGCGGAAATTCACCAGTGAATTACCATCACTTAGCTCCAAGGATTCTCCGTTGAAAACCAGATAACCATGAGTAATCTTGTCGGTAAGATTTCGCGCCTTGCGCAGATTCTTCAATAGCGATGAATGGAAGGTGGAACTCGACTTGATTTCAATAGCTGTGAGTTCGCGACCGTCCTGGGCAATGATATCCACTTCGTTGCCGTTGCTATCCCGGAAGAAATAGAGATTGGATGTCTTGCCTTGGTTATAGCGGGCCTTCAAACACTCGATCACAATGAGATTCTCGAAGATGTTGCCCACAAGTGGATCTCGCGAGATCTGGTCCGGCTCTTGAATGCCGAGAAGATAAACCAGGAGCCCCACGTCCATAAAGTAGTATTTCGGCGATTTGATGACGCGTTTGCCTAAATTCTCAAAATAGGGTGGGAGCTTGAAAATAACAAACGATGCTTCGAGAATCGACAACCAGCTTTTGATGGTATTGCTATCCACCCCAACGTCGTTCGAGAGGGATTGGTAGTTAAGCACCTGCCCTGCTCGGCCGGCGAGAAGTTTCACGAACTTTTCAAAAAGACTCACATCCTTGAGATTGATGAGCTGGCGTACATCACGCTCAACATAGGTTTGGTAGTAATTGGCGTAGGCACGCGTGGGCCGTTGGTTTTGGTCGTAGATACGCGGCAAGAATCCGTGAAACACATAGTCTTCAAATCGCTCAAACGAAATACCCCCACCCTCTAATTCCGAAATTGAGAATGGCAGCAGGTGCAGGATTGCGGTTCGTCCGGCGAGCGACTGAGTGATGGCTTCGGTGAGCTGCAGCTGATGAGAACCAGTAAGAACGAATTGCCCGGCCCCGCCCCGCTCATCAACCATGGCCTGAATATAGCTCAAAAGCTGAGGCACCCGCTGAATCTCGTCGAAGATGACACGGTTTGAGTACCTCGTGAGCAGAGCTTTCGGATCCTTCGAAGCCAAATCCCGCAGCTCCGGCACCTCCAGATTGCAGTACTGAAAATCTTTAAGGGCGTGGCGCGCTAGCGTGGTCTTCCCTGCTTGCCGTGGTCCAAGAATCGTAACAACAGGGTATTCCGCGAGGAGTGTGTGAAGCTCCTCCTCAATGGCTCTAGGTATCATAGAACCATCCTATGTTATGTAAAATAAGAGTTCAACTCCTATTTGGCGCATAAGGACTTGCCTTTTCTTAATAATATCAAGACCTCTGCCACTAAGTAGCCGAACAAACACAAGTTACTGCTTAATTGATTCCCATTCCAGCTCCTCAGGGCAAAAAGCAAGGGACTGGGCGCTCTTTGAAAAAATCAAATCCCCCCACTCCAAAGATGGTTGCTTTCGCAAGAACACTCGCAAAGCAAAAAGGGCTCAAGCGACTGCCGAAAGGAGTCGCATCGGAATTTCAAACATGCCGGGAGTTTCTGGATAAACATGCGGTAAGGAAAAATTAAAAATCAAACGAGTCGCCTGCGGCGACAAGAAGCACAGCCGATGCGGCTGCGCCAGGAACACAGGAAACCAGAACACAGAACATCAGGAATTAGTACAAGCGTGCTTTCGCTAGAACGAGCCCACCGACAGGTGTGCTCGGCTCTTACGAGAACTAGCGGCGTGAGAAGGTTTTTGCGTTACTGCGAACAACGAAAACCAATGCCGTCGTACCGGTCCGCCGGTGAGCTGCTGATGCGGCTGGAAGCGCGTAAGTAATCCGTATTGACGAGGCCCCAAGACCCGCCCTGCAAAACACGATACACGAGAGCCTCATCCTCGTTGGCCGGGTCTGGTGGGCTACTTTCTGGAGCTGCGGCGCAATAGCTCTCGTCATACCAAGAATTCGTCCACTCCCACACATTCCCCGCCGTGTCATAAGCACCATATGGGCTTGGGCTGTTAACCGTGGAGATATTTCCACCAGCTAACATATTGACGCCATCAAAGTACCCAGCGGGTGTTGTGCCTTTTCCCAAAGCATCCTCATATGCATCGCCACTTTCATAATAATTAGAGCGCGTGCCATCAGGAGCATCCTCTCCCCAGGGATAAGTTCTACCGGCTGTGCCGCGAGCTGCTTTTTCCCACTCTTGCTCTGTGGGCAAGTGCTTACCTTTCCAGGCGCAGTAGGCTGTAGCTTCATTCCAATCTACATAATTTATTGGATGGGTGTCTTTGCCATTGTCATAAGTGCGGTAGGTGTTTGTTGTACTGCCATTGTACTGGCACACACCTGCATCGACACAAGATTTGTAATCACCTGCCGTTACTTCATATTGGTCGATGTAAAAGGCTGGTAGAAACACGAGTGTGGTTGGGTCGCCGTATAGATAATCACCACCTGATACTTCAACCATGCCTTCAGGTATTACGCAATCATTGGCTGTATCAAAATCACAGGTGCCACAAATATCCTCCACCGCGGTTCCGCCCCAGGTTTCAGCGCAATCCTGAACGCAATCATTGGTAGTATCAAAATCGCACACGCCACAGTTGTCGCAGGCGCACCCGGCAAGTCCCCAGCTTACGGAAGTTCCATCTTCGCAACTTAAAGTTGCCTGACAAT harbors:
- a CDS encoding ATP-binding protein, translating into MIPRAIEEELHTLLAEYPVVTILGPRQAGKTTLARHALKDFQYCNLEVPELRDLASKDPKALLTRYSNRVIFDEIQRVPQLLSYIQAMVDERGGAGQFVLTGSHQLQLTEAITQSLAGRTAILHLLPFSISELEGGGISFERFEDYVFHGFLPRIYDQNQRPTRAYANYYQTYVERDVRQLINLKDVSLFEKFVKLLAGRAGQVLNYQSLSNDVGVDSNTIKSWLSILEASFVIFKLPPYFENLGKRVIKSPKYYFMDVGLLVYLLGIQEPDQISRDPLVGNIFENLIVIECLKARYNQGKTSNLYFFRDSNGNEVDIIAQDGRELTAIEIKSSSTFHSSLLKNLRKARNLTDKITHGYLVFNGESLELSDGNSLVNFREIGRVWGNR
- a CDS encoding SUMF1/EgtB/PvdO family nonheme iron enzyme; amino-acid sequence: MRDIPYRQPTRLPNRTLPSTTRAESQPTGQREIHNKACRPEPGSLTGNATTMANQLPVEDCSEFGCPNGCVQIDYGVDDNANGALDNPSEIDGTEYVCHGTNGEDGTGSDGQDGAQGDAGSDGEDGTNGADGAGCTVSQADCQATLSCEDGTSVSWGLAGCACDNCGVCDFDTTNDCVQDCAETWGGTAVEDICGTCDFDTANDCVIPEGMVEVSGGDYLYGDPTTLVFLPAFYIDQYEVTAGDYKSCVDAGVCQYNGSTTNTYRTYDNGKDTHPINYVDWNEATAYCAWKGKHLPTEQEWEKAARGTAGRTYPWGEDAPDGTRSNYYESGDAYEDALGKGTTPAGYFDGVNMLAGGNISTVNSPSPYGAYDTAGNVWEWTNSWYDESYCAAAPESSPPDPANEDEALVYRVLQGGSWGLVNTDYLRASSRISSSPADRYDGIGFRCSQ